One Mercurialis annua linkage group LG3, ddMerAnnu1.2, whole genome shotgun sequence DNA window includes the following coding sequences:
- the LOC126673948 gene encoding ubiquitin-like modifier-activating enzyme atg7 isoform X1, which yields MSKPDQGGASGGSILQFAPFQSSVDEGFWHRLSFLKLNKFGIDDSPISIAGFYAPCSHSQVSNHMTLIAESLPSNESGSDESSIQVISNRNRCAVPGILYNTNTLEAYHALDKKNMLKKEADKIWDDIRSGKALEDCALLSRFLLISFADLKKWSFHYWFAFPALVLDPPVTVVDLKPASQWFNSDEAESLSAACNDWRNSTLTSGVPFFLVCFDSNSRATIKHLKEWEACHGDGQKQVLFGFYDPCHLPHNPGWPLRNFLSLICSRWNLKTVRFLCYRENRGFADLGLSLVGEAIITHPQGWIDLQCAPNAVGWELNRGRQISRVINLSKSMDPTRLAVSAADLNLKLMRWRALPSLNLDKLFSIKCLLIGAGTLGCQVARMLMAWGVRRITLLDNGRVAMSNPLRQSLYTLEDCLNGGEFKAIAAVNSLKRIFPAVEAESVVMAIPMPGHPVSSQEEESVLEDCRRLHELVDSHDAVFLLTDTRESRWLPSLLSANANKITITAALGFDSFLVMRHGSGPLSSTHDLEAEAKIALSAAMDNLAVADRERQRLGCYFCNDVVAPTDSTANRTLDQQCTVTRPGLAPIASSLAVELFVSILHHPDGIFAQGDIVNSSYSESSEQALGILPHQIRGSLHQFSQMTLVGHASNSCTACSGTVISEYRKSGREFLLQAINHPTYLEDITGLTELMKSTSSFQLDWDNETDDDDFVEL from the exons atGTCTAAACCTGATCAGGGCGGTGCAAGTGGCGGATCCATACTTCAATTCGCACCGTTTCAAAGCTCCGTTGACGAGGGTTTCTGGCACCGATTATCTTTTCTAAAACTTAACAAGTTCGGCATCGACGATTCTCCGATTTCCATCGCCG GTTTCTACGCGCCTTGTTCGCATTCTCAAGTATCGAATCACATGACTCTTATAGCAGAATCATTGCCTAGTAATGAGAGTGGGAGTGATGAGTCTTCAATTCAAGTAATTAGTAACAGAAATAGATGTGCTGTCCCTGGTATTCTTTACAATACTAACACATTAGAGGCGTATCACGCGctagataaaaaaaacatgcTCAAGAAGGAGGCTGATAAG ATTTGGGATGATATTCGTTCGGGAAAAGCTTTGGAGGATTGTGCATTGTTATCTAGGTTTCTTCTTATTTCGTTTGCGGACTTGAAAAAATGGAGCTTTCATTACTGGTTTGCTTTCCCTGCGCTAGTGCTTGATCCGCCTGTTACTGTTGTGGACTTGAAACCGGCGTCGCAGTGGTTTAATTCAGATGAG GCAGAATCATTGTCAGCAGCGTGTAATGATTGGCGTAATTCAACCTTAACTTCTG GTGTGCCGTTCTTTTTGGTTTGCTTTGATTCCAATTCTCGTGCTACTATTAAGCATCTGAAGGAGTGGGAGGCATGCCATGGTGATGGACAAAAG CAGGTGCTGTTTGGGTTTTATGACCCATGTCATCTTCCACATAATCCTGGTTGGCCTCTTCGCAACTTCTTATCTCTCATTTGTTCGAGATGGAATCTTAAAACCGTCCGATTTTTATGCTATAGAGAGAATCGTGGTTTTGCTGATCTGGGATTGTCTCTTGTCGGTGAAGCCATAATTACACATCCCCAAG GATGGATAGATCTTCAGTGTGCACCTAATGCAGTCGGATGGGAACTTAACAGAGGTAGACAAATATCCAGGGTTATTAACCTTTCTAAATCCATGGATCCAACAAG GTTGGCTGTATCTGCAgcagatttaaatttaaagttaatgAGATGGCGTGCTTTGCCTTCACTTAACTTGGATAAGTTATTTTCTATTAAGTGTCTTCTGATCGGAGCCGGTACACTTGGATGCCAGGTTGCACGAATGCTTATG GCTTGGGGTGTGAGGAGAATTACATTGCTGGATAATGGCAGGGTGGCTATGTCTAACCCATTAAGGCAGTCACTTTATACATTGGAAGATTGTCTCAATGGAGGTGAATTTAAAGCCATTGCAGCAGTTAACAGCCTCAAGCGAATATTCCCTGCTGTG GAGGCAGAAAGTGTTGTGATGGCTATACCAATGCCTGGACATCCGGTGAGCAGCCAAGAAGAGGAATCTGTGCTCGAAGATTGTAGACGTCTACATGAATTAGTCGATTCTCATGATGCAGTTTTTCTATTGACTGATACAAGAGAAAGCCGATGGCTTCCTTCCCTTCTTTCTGCAAATGCTAACAAG ATTACGATAACTGCAGCTTTAGGGTTCGATAGTTTCCTAGTTATGCGGCATGGCTCAGGTCCTCTTAGCTCAACTCATGACCTGGAGGCTGAAGCTAAAATTGCACTATCTGCTGCTATGGACAACCTTGCTGTGGCTGATAGAGAAAGGCAGAGATTGGGCTGCTACTTCTGCAATGATGTGGTTGCACCAACTGAT TCAACCGCTAATCGCACATTGGATCAGCAATGCACTGTTACACGTCCAGGACTTGCTCCTATTGCCTCATCTCTTGCGGTTGAGCTTTTCGTTAGCATATTACATCACCCTGATGG GATATTTGCACAAGGTGACATTGTGAATTCGAGTTACAGTGAAAGCAGTGAGCAAGCACTTGGTATTTTGCCTCATCAGATTCGAGGTTCTCTCCATCAATTTTCTCAAATGACACTAGTAGGCCATGCTTCAAATAGCTGTACTGCTTGTTCCGGCACT GTCATATCTGAGTATCGGAAAAGCGGACGGGAATTCCTGCTTCAAGCGATTAATCATCCAACCTATCTGGAGGATATCACTGGACTCACCGAATTGATGAAGTCCACTAGTTCTTTTCAGCTAGATTGGGATAATGAGACGGATGATGATGATTTTGTTGAACTCTAA
- the LOC126673948 gene encoding ubiquitin-like modifier-activating enzyme atg7 isoform X2 — MSKPDQGGASGGSILQFAPFQSSVDEGFWHRLSFLKLNKFGIDDSPISIAGFYAPCSHSQVSNHMTLIAESLPSNESGSDESSIQVISNRNRCAVPGILYNTNTLEAYHALDKKNMLKKEADKIWDDIRSGKALEDCALLSRFLLISFADLKKWSFHYWFAFPALVLDPPVTVVDLKPASQWFNSDEAESLSAACNDWRNSTLTSGVPFFLVCFDSNSRATIKHLKEWEACHGDGQKVLFGFYDPCHLPHNPGWPLRNFLSLICSRWNLKTVRFLCYRENRGFADLGLSLVGEAIITHPQGWIDLQCAPNAVGWELNRGRQISRVINLSKSMDPTRLAVSAADLNLKLMRWRALPSLNLDKLFSIKCLLIGAGTLGCQVARMLMAWGVRRITLLDNGRVAMSNPLRQSLYTLEDCLNGGEFKAIAAVNSLKRIFPAVEAESVVMAIPMPGHPVSSQEEESVLEDCRRLHELVDSHDAVFLLTDTRESRWLPSLLSANANKITITAALGFDSFLVMRHGSGPLSSTHDLEAEAKIALSAAMDNLAVADRERQRLGCYFCNDVVAPTDSTANRTLDQQCTVTRPGLAPIASSLAVELFVSILHHPDGIFAQGDIVNSSYSESSEQALGILPHQIRGSLHQFSQMTLVGHASNSCTACSGTVISEYRKSGREFLLQAINHPTYLEDITGLTELMKSTSSFQLDWDNETDDDDFVEL; from the exons atGTCTAAACCTGATCAGGGCGGTGCAAGTGGCGGATCCATACTTCAATTCGCACCGTTTCAAAGCTCCGTTGACGAGGGTTTCTGGCACCGATTATCTTTTCTAAAACTTAACAAGTTCGGCATCGACGATTCTCCGATTTCCATCGCCG GTTTCTACGCGCCTTGTTCGCATTCTCAAGTATCGAATCACATGACTCTTATAGCAGAATCATTGCCTAGTAATGAGAGTGGGAGTGATGAGTCTTCAATTCAAGTAATTAGTAACAGAAATAGATGTGCTGTCCCTGGTATTCTTTACAATACTAACACATTAGAGGCGTATCACGCGctagataaaaaaaacatgcTCAAGAAGGAGGCTGATAAG ATTTGGGATGATATTCGTTCGGGAAAAGCTTTGGAGGATTGTGCATTGTTATCTAGGTTTCTTCTTATTTCGTTTGCGGACTTGAAAAAATGGAGCTTTCATTACTGGTTTGCTTTCCCTGCGCTAGTGCTTGATCCGCCTGTTACTGTTGTGGACTTGAAACCGGCGTCGCAGTGGTTTAATTCAGATGAG GCAGAATCATTGTCAGCAGCGTGTAATGATTGGCGTAATTCAACCTTAACTTCTG GTGTGCCGTTCTTTTTGGTTTGCTTTGATTCCAATTCTCGTGCTACTATTAAGCATCTGAAGGAGTGGGAGGCATGCCATGGTGATGGACAAAAG GTGCTGTTTGGGTTTTATGACCCATGTCATCTTCCACATAATCCTGGTTGGCCTCTTCGCAACTTCTTATCTCTCATTTGTTCGAGATGGAATCTTAAAACCGTCCGATTTTTATGCTATAGAGAGAATCGTGGTTTTGCTGATCTGGGATTGTCTCTTGTCGGTGAAGCCATAATTACACATCCCCAAG GATGGATAGATCTTCAGTGTGCACCTAATGCAGTCGGATGGGAACTTAACAGAGGTAGACAAATATCCAGGGTTATTAACCTTTCTAAATCCATGGATCCAACAAG GTTGGCTGTATCTGCAgcagatttaaatttaaagttaatgAGATGGCGTGCTTTGCCTTCACTTAACTTGGATAAGTTATTTTCTATTAAGTGTCTTCTGATCGGAGCCGGTACACTTGGATGCCAGGTTGCACGAATGCTTATG GCTTGGGGTGTGAGGAGAATTACATTGCTGGATAATGGCAGGGTGGCTATGTCTAACCCATTAAGGCAGTCACTTTATACATTGGAAGATTGTCTCAATGGAGGTGAATTTAAAGCCATTGCAGCAGTTAACAGCCTCAAGCGAATATTCCCTGCTGTG GAGGCAGAAAGTGTTGTGATGGCTATACCAATGCCTGGACATCCGGTGAGCAGCCAAGAAGAGGAATCTGTGCTCGAAGATTGTAGACGTCTACATGAATTAGTCGATTCTCATGATGCAGTTTTTCTATTGACTGATACAAGAGAAAGCCGATGGCTTCCTTCCCTTCTTTCTGCAAATGCTAACAAG ATTACGATAACTGCAGCTTTAGGGTTCGATAGTTTCCTAGTTATGCGGCATGGCTCAGGTCCTCTTAGCTCAACTCATGACCTGGAGGCTGAAGCTAAAATTGCACTATCTGCTGCTATGGACAACCTTGCTGTGGCTGATAGAGAAAGGCAGAGATTGGGCTGCTACTTCTGCAATGATGTGGTTGCACCAACTGAT TCAACCGCTAATCGCACATTGGATCAGCAATGCACTGTTACACGTCCAGGACTTGCTCCTATTGCCTCATCTCTTGCGGTTGAGCTTTTCGTTAGCATATTACATCACCCTGATGG GATATTTGCACAAGGTGACATTGTGAATTCGAGTTACAGTGAAAGCAGTGAGCAAGCACTTGGTATTTTGCCTCATCAGATTCGAGGTTCTCTCCATCAATTTTCTCAAATGACACTAGTAGGCCATGCTTCAAATAGCTGTACTGCTTGTTCCGGCACT GTCATATCTGAGTATCGGAAAAGCGGACGGGAATTCCTGCTTCAAGCGATTAATCATCCAACCTATCTGGAGGATATCACTGGACTCACCGAATTGATGAAGTCCACTAGTTCTTTTCAGCTAGATTGGGATAATGAGACGGATGATGATGATTTTGTTGAACTCTAA